A single region of the Vicia villosa cultivar HV-30 ecotype Madison, WI linkage group LG4, Vvil1.0, whole genome shotgun sequence genome encodes:
- the LOC131597048 gene encoding F-box/kelch-repeat protein At3g23880-like — MMIISPAKLHRETIASWPVTLPEELIAKVLSLLKPKSLMRFRCVTKSWNSLISDPFFVKMHFINSSRNPNIILFPATFVTTNRIALHNPSILRSLLENPSINLFLDDNKYKLMKRIFHIIGTCNGLTCLVSTRETEFYLWNSATRWLSQKLASFHHDSKPRFNFSFGYDNLTHKYKVVAFRPNKVAVLTLGDNVWRSIQSFPMYPYNYTCIHANAGVYLNNSLNWFALRGIRRSYYHYRYTDLSVQQFVIISLDLGIETYTQFQFPHGFDQVPVAAPIVCVLMECLCFSHYSMEGSFVIWQMKEFGVEESWTKLLKFDYHNIFHTDDHRVVSLLPLHVFENGDMLILARNLNQLICYNWRENRVVRQATVTVTNSIRLRWFNVNHCVESLLSTY; from the coding sequence ATGATGATTATCTCTCCGGCAAAGCTCCATCGTGAAACCATTGCGTCATGGCCGGTAACCTTGCCTGAAGAACTCATCGCGAAAGTATTGTCTTTGCTCAAACCAAAATCACTTATGCGGTTCAGGTGTGTGACAAAGTCCTGGAATTCCCTCATCTCCGATCCATTCTTCGTCAAAATGCACTTCATCAATTCTTCACGAAACCCAAACATCATTCTTTTCCCGGCAACATTTGTGACCACTAATAGAATCGCCCTACACAATCCTTCCATACTACGTAGTTTGCTGGAGAATCCCTCCATCAATCTCTTCCTAGATGATAATAAATACAAGTTGATGAAAAGGATCTTTCACATTATTGGTACCTGCAATGGATTGACCTGCTTGGTTAGTACTCGCGAGACTGAATTCTATCTATGGAACTCAGCAACACGGTGGTTGTCTCAAAAACTAGCCTCTTTTCACCATGATTCAAAACCAAGGTTTAACTTCTCATTTGGTTATGATAATTTAACCCACAAATATAAGGTGGTGGCTTTCCGTCCCAATAAGGTCGCAGTTCTCACTTTGGGTGATAATGTTTGGagaagtattcaaagttttcctaTGTATCCTTATAACTATACATGCATCCATGCAAATGCTGGTGTCTATTTGAATAACAGTCTTAATTGGTTTGCCCTTCGAGGTATCCGCCGCTCTTATTATCATTATCGTTATACAGATCTTAGTGTTCAACAATTTGTGATTATCTCTCTTGATTTGGGAATAGAGACCTACACACAATTTCAGTTCCCCCATGGTTTTGATCAAGTGCCGGTTGCTGCACCAATTGTTTGCGTGTTGATGGAATGTCTTTGTTTTTCTCACTATTCCATGGAGGGTAGTTTTGTTATATGGCAGATGAAGGAGTTTGGAGTAGAAGAGTCTTGGACGAAATTGCTTAAATTTGATTATCATAATATATTTCATACTGATGACCATAGAGTTGTTAGTTTGTTGCCATTGCATGTTTTTGAGAATGGAGATATGCTCATATTGGCACGTAATCTTAACCAACTAATTTGCTATAATTGGAGAGAAAATAGAGTAGTTAGGCAAGCTACAGTTACAGTTACAAATAGCATACGCTTACGCTGGTTTAATGTGAACCATTGCGTTGAAAGTTTGCTTTCAACGTATTGA